The Anolis carolinensis isolate JA03-04 chromosome 1, rAnoCar3.1.pri, whole genome shotgun sequence genome window below encodes:
- the ptprcap gene encoding protein tyrosine phosphatase receptor type C-associated protein has protein sequence MMRPSFTHALLAVFLLTPGEAHRANTQKSGNGNRRNNITVSLLVCLLLLLLILLFLAWRYLNRKSEGQYHPQRLMRSLVFRWQEFWGQTHSEELTHGDHEENQSDEESKEQHDDDDEDEDEEHWNELLLQRAGSECEEEKQERLDKSASPKPLEKKAELESEEDDNHDRASRATEGRAETLLSDLHSFSGTATWEDSGKPAHVTAL, from the exons ATGATG AGGCCCAGTTTCACCCATGCTCTCTTGGCTGTCTTCCTGCTGACTCCTGGGGAGGCCCATCGTGCAAACACACAGAAAAGCGGCAATGGCAACAGAAGGAATAACATCACCGTGAGTCTTCTGGTCTGTTTGCTCCTGTTACTTCTCATCTTGCTGTTTCTAGCATGGCGGTACTTGAACCGCAAGTCAGAAGGACAGTATCACCCCCAACGACTGATGAGGAGCCTGGTCTTCCGCTGGCAGGAGTTTTGGGGGCAGACACACAGTGAGGAGCTGACCCATGGCGATCATGAGGAGAATCAGAGTGATGAAGAGTCTAAGGagcaacatgatgatgatgatgaggatgaagaTGAGGAGCATTGGAATGAGTTGCTCCTCCAGCGGGCAGGCAGTGAATGTGAGGAAGAAAAGCAGGAAAGGCTTGACAAGAGTGCCAGCCCTAAACCACTTGAAAAGAAAGCAGAGCTGGAGTCTGAAGAGGATGACAACCACGACAGGGCCTCCAGGGCAACAGAAGGCAGAGCAGAAACCCTGCTTAGCGATTTACACTCTTTCTCGGGGACTGCGACTTGGGAAGACAGTGGCAAGCCTGCACATGTCACAGCTCTCTAA